The Janthinobacterium tructae genome contains the following window.
AAGAGTGGCATGCTTCCTGCTTTGTTACACTGTGACAATCAGACCCCCGCTGCGGGCGCCACAGCACGCTCGCGGGTCTAAGCAGTTTTGCAACTTTACCTTTGGCTATCATGCACTTGATTAACTCCAGTTTGAACCACGCCTTGCGCGTGCCGCTGGCTGCGGAAATCCACTCGCGGCCGTTTTTGCAGCTCGATGCTCCCGAGCTGATCACCCATCTGGCCGTCTACAAGGATGACAGCGCGGCGCCCGGTGCGTCGAATATGGCGGCCCAGCACGCCACCCTGGCGGCCCTGTGCACGCATTTCGGTGTCACGCCGCCCGCCGCTGAAGCCAAGTATTTTTATTACGACTTTGGCCGCTTCCGCCTGAAATGGGAATGCCATACGGAATTTGCCACGTTTACCTTCGCCGAACATCCGGGCGCCGCCTTGCCTTTGGAACAGGCGTTCGAGCGCATGCCCCTGGAACAGTTGCCGCAGCAGTGGCTGGCGGGCTTGAAGGGCAAGCTGATGGTGGCCGCCCACGTGGTGCTCGAGCAGGCAACGGAGCCCGCCGAGATTTTCATGCAGGGCTTGTCGCGTGTGTTCGAGGGCAATACCCTGGCCGGCAGCAAAGTGTTGCAGGGCGGCGAATTGTGGACGGATTTTACGATCCAGTCGGACGGCTTCAGCCGTTTCGTTATCCGCGATGCGGGCATGCACTCGCAGCAGTCGGGCCGTTTGGTGCAACGCGTGCTGGAAATCGAAACTTACCGCATGATGGCTTTATTGGGCCTGCCCTACGCCATGCAGGCGGCGCCATCGTTGAACGCCATCGAAAACGAACTGGCGACCCTGGCCGCCGCCATGGTCGATACGGACGACGCGCCTGGCCTTGCCAAGGCTGACGAGGGCGTTGCCGAGCAAGCCTTGCTTGACCGCATCACGCGCCTCGCGGCCCGCATTGAGAAGCTGTCACTCGACAATAGCTACCGATTTTCCGCCTCGAAAGCCTACATGGGCCTGGTCAAGGCGCGTATCGACGAGTTGCGCGAAGAGCGCATCGAGGGCATCCCGACGGTCGAGGAATTCATGGATCGCCGTTTGACGCCTGCCATGAACACGTGCGAAGCGATGGCCAGCCGCCAGGAAGCGATGGCGCAGCGCATCGCCAACACGAATGACTTGCTGCGCACGCGCGTGGGCATCGTGCAGGAATTGCAAAACAGGCAAATCCTGCAATCGATGAATGCGCGCGCGGCGCAGCAGCTGCAGCTGCAGCAAGCGGTGGAAGGCTTGTCCGTGGCGGCCATTTCGTACTACGTGATCGGCCTGTTCAGCTACACAGGCAAGGCGGCCAAGGTGCTGGGCCTGCCCGTGAACCCGGAAATCCTCGTCGGCGCCCTGGTGCCGTTCGTGGCGGCCGGCGTGTGGCTGGGGCTGCGCCGCATGCATCACAAGCTGCACGCTGACTGAGCGGGACGACACTGCGCTATCATTTTTGCTATCTTTCAACATTCGACCGTCAGGTGTTCTGAAAAGGAAAATGCGTGCTACCGAATGTTGGAGATGTTTACAGTGTGTTTTCGTCCGAGTTGCAGCAGTACGTGGCTTGCCAGGTCACCCGCGTCAAGGATGCTTCATCGTCCAGGCCGTTAGCTGCCGTGCTGGAGCTGGACTGGGCCGGTGACGCCTTGCCCGATGCGGCCGCCGTGCAAGCCATGCGGCCGCTGCTGTGCGATTATTCCTTCTGGAACAAGCGTCACGATCACTGCTATGCCTCGGCGAACGTGCCGCCTGGCCATACCCTCGTCGGCAATATCGCGCCGCTGGTGGATGTGGAAGTCAACAGCTACCGCAGCGGCTGGAACGTGGGCGACAGCGTGCTGCGCCAGCGGACCTGGGAGCGCATCGATCCGCTGCGGCGCCAGCAGTTCAAGGCCGCGTCGCGCGAGCGTGAAGTGACGCTCGGCGGCCACGTCTTCCGCCAGAACGCGACGAAAATCAATGACAGCGTCTTGCAGGCGCTGGGTGACCTGTCCGAACTGGAGCAGCTGCCTTGCCTGATGTCCATCGAGACCAGCCACGGCACGCCAGCCTTGATGGAGTTTATCCAGGGCAATCCCTTCATTAATGAGCTGGACTGGCAATCATCGACGGTGCATGCGCTCGATTTCAGCGGCAGCGGCCTGGAACGCCTGATCCTGCAGCCCGATGGCGTCAGCAGCCTGGTCTTGAACAAAGGCTTGGGTCTGCTCGCGCTGCGCAGCGCGCCATCGCCGGCGCTGCGCATCAAGGATGGCGCCGATGGCCGCCATCTGACACTGCAGTGCAAGCAGACTCTGCCGCCGTTCCACGGTCTCGACCAGTTGGGCGGCCTGTCGCTGGTCGGCATGAAAGAAGTCGATCTGGCGCAAGTGGCGCAGCGCTTTCCTCACCTGACGGCCTTGCGTATCTGGGGCAAGCCGGGGCTGGCGTCGCAGATGGCCAGCCTTGCGCAGCTGACTCAGTTGCGGATGTTCACCGCCTGTGATCTGTTCGCTTACACGGCGGAGGAGTTTCCATCGGTCTCGCAATTGCCGCAGTTGTCGGTCCTGTGGCTGACCAGCTTGCCCGCCGATGCCGCCAAGGCCATCAAGGCCGGCTACAAGAAAGCGGCGGCGCTGGGACTGGATTTGTCGGTCACCAAGGCGCGCAAGCCGGAATGGCTGGCGGAAAACCTGCTCAACCCGTTCCG
Protein-coding sequences here:
- a CDS encoding DUF3422 family protein yields the protein MHLINSSLNHALRVPLAAEIHSRPFLQLDAPELITHLAVYKDDSAAPGASNMAAQHATLAALCTHFGVTPPAAEAKYFYYDFGRFRLKWECHTEFATFTFAEHPGAALPLEQAFERMPLEQLPQQWLAGLKGKLMVAAHVVLEQATEPAEIFMQGLSRVFEGNTLAGSKVLQGGELWTDFTIQSDGFSRFVIRDAGMHSQQSGRLVQRVLEIETYRMMALLGLPYAMQAAPSLNAIENELATLAAAMVDTDDAPGLAKADEGVAEQALLDRITRLAARIEKLSLDNSYRFSASKAYMGLVKARIDELREERIEGIPTVEEFMDRRLTPAMNTCEAMASRQEAMAQRIANTNDLLRTRVGIVQELQNRQILQSMNARAAQQLQLQQAVEGLSVAAISYYVIGLFSYTGKAAKVLGLPVNPEILVGALVPFVAAGVWLGLRRMHHKLHAD